The following nucleotide sequence is from Paeniglutamicibacter kerguelensis.
CTGAGAACATGTAAAAATGTCAGTCGTCATCGATTCCTGTCATGGGCAGAAAGACTTGGGGGGACAAGTGATGCCGCACCCTACGTATTTCAGCATCTCCAGATATGGCCGGTCTTCCTTGTAACTGCTTGGAGAAGGCACCTAGATCGCTGAAACGATCCAGATCACCAAGGCAATGACCGCAAGAACGCCCACAATTGTCCAAATAAGGCTGCTTCCACGCATGTTGCTGACTTCCGTTCAATTCGTTGCTACTTCTCATCATCGGCTTGCGGGGCCTTCAATTCAAGGAATGCGCGAACGGAACGAAAGGTCTCCCAAACCTTGAATCCACGCCGGTGCCGCCATAGCGTGGGCCCATGGATTTATCGATACAGGTCACCCTCGATTGCACCGATCCGCACACGCAGGCCGCATGGTGGGCGCAGACGCTCGGCTGGACGGTTGAGCCGATCGAGCCGGGCTTCATCAGGAAAATGGTCGACGCCGGCCAGGCCTCCGAGGCCGACACCATGGACTTCAACGGGGAGCTTGTCTGGAGGATCGGCGCCGGGATCTGCCCGGTGGACCAGGTGGGGCAGATGCCGCGGCAACGCATGGTCTTCCAGCGGGCGCCCGAGCCCAAGACCGTGAAGAACCGCATGCATCTGGACCTGCACCCGGGCACGGACAAGGATGTGCAGCGCGAGCAATTGATCGCGCGCGGGGCCCGCTTCCTGTATGCGGGGAACCAGGGGCCGTTCACCTGGTACGCCATGGCCGACCCGGAGGACAACGAGTTCTGTATTTCCTGAGCCCGCCGGCGCCAAGAGGAGCCTGTCCGAACGCAGTCGGGGCGGCGGAACGAATCCCGCCACCCCGACATCGGTGCCTGTGACTAAGGCACCATGTGCTTAGTGCACGCGATGTTTGGTCCGCTCCGAATCTAGCGTGCGGACTCCAGCGCGTGCAATACATGGCCAACGCAGAGACGCTGGGCCGCCAGCGAACGCACCAGTGCGTCGCGCTCTTCCAGCAGGATCCGGCGCAGCGCCCGCGGGGCGGCCGGGTGCTCCTGAAGCCAAGAGTCGACTTCCAGCACCACGGGGTGGACCTTCGCGTCGCCAAGGTTCTGCGAGGCTGGGAAGAGCCCGCGGATCACGCGTGTGGCCAGGCCCATGGTCAGCGTTTCCCAGATGTCCTCGAGGGACGGCCAGTAGGCGGCGTAGTGTGCATCGAGCAGCTCGTGGCCGCCGAGCTGGAAGCCCGCGGCGGTTGCGCTGATCGCCTCGTTGGACAACGCCGCGCCGTTGGCGTCGTGGCCGGAGATGACCGCCCCGAATGCCGCGGCCTTCACCGCCGCGTCGGGGCGGGCCGCCAGCGCCAGCAGGCGGCCGGAGGTTGCAACGGCGGACGGATGTGCCGCCGCGTCCGCTTCCATGGCTGCACGCGCTGCCTCGTCGAGGCGTCCGGTGGCGGCCTTTGCCTGCCACAGGGCCCAGCGCAGGTCCTCGTCGACAACCAGGGAATCCCAGCGCGGTTCACCTGCCAGCAGCGAATCCACGACGTCGGTGGCCACGTGGCCGCGGGCCAGCTTCGCCAGCGCGCGGGCCATTGCGATCTGCGCGTCGCTGCCCGGATTTGCCCGGTCCAGCCAGGTGACAAGCGCGTCGGCAAGCGCCTGGCGTTCGTCGGCCCGCAATTCGGGTGGCAGGTATTGTCCGATTGCGGTGTTGGCCTGTTCAAGCAGGAAGGCGAAGACCGAGACCTCGGTGACCGATTCGGCGTGGGCGCGGACTGCGGCGAGGAAGTCCGTGGCCGCAAGCCTTGCATCGCGGACCATGTTCCACAGCGCGGCCCAGCAGCTGGCGCGCGCCAGCGGATCCCCGAGCGTGCCCAGGTGGCCCAGGAGCGTTTCCAGGGAGCGTTCATCGAACGCGACCATGGCGTAGGTGGCGTCGCCGTCGTTGGGCAGGATGAGATCCGGGCATCGTTCGCCGGCCAGGAAGTCGAGGGCGACCCCGGTTCCGGTGAGTTCCACCGCGTGGCTGGCGGTGCGGGTCAGCTCGCCGTCCACCAGGTCGAAGAGGCCGACGTTGAGCACGTGCGGGTGGGTGATCGGGGTGTTGGTCAGCGGGTCGATGCCGGACTGGGTGAGCCGCGCCGCGGTGACCAGCCCCTCTGATTCGGTGAGTTCGATGCCCAGCACCGGGACGCCGGCCGTCTTCAGCCAGGCATCGGCCCAGGAGTCCATGTTGCGTCCCGAGGCATCCTCGAGAACCGCAAGGAAATCCTTCAGCGAGGTGTTGGAGAATTCGTGGACGCGGAAGTACTTGCGCGAGGCGTCGCGGAACGCTTCGGCGCCGACGTAGGCGGCGAGCTGCTTGAGCACCGAGGCGCCCTTGGCGTAGGTAATGCCGTCGAAGTTCTGCTTGGCGGCTTCGAGGTCGGTGATGTCGGCGACGATCGGGTGCGTGGTGGGCAGCTGGTCCGCGACGTAGGCCCAGCCCTTGCGGCGGTTGGCGAAGGTGATCCAGGCGGTGGAGAACTCCGTGGCCTCGTCGTTGGCCAGGGTGCCGATGTAGTCGGCGAAGGACTCCTTGAGCCAGAGGTCATCCCACCAGCTCATGGTGACAAGGTCGCCGAACCACATGTGGGCCATCTCGTGCATGATGGTATTCGCGCGGGTCTCGTGCTGACCCTCGGTTGCGCGCGAGGTGAAGACGTAGCCCTCCGTGAACGTGACCAGGCCCGGGTTTTCCATGGCGCCAAGGTTGTACTCCGGCACGAACGCCGAATCGTATTTGCCCCACGGGTAGGGGTAGTCGAAGAGCTCGTGGAAGAAGTCGAGTCCGGTCTTGGTCAGGTCCAAGATGTTTTGCGCGTCGAAGTGCGTGGCGATCGAGGCGCGGCAGGTGGCGTTCAACGGGATGACCAGTTCGCTGCCGTCGGACAGCGTGCGGGAGTAGCTGTCGGTGGCCACGAAGTAGGGCCCGGCAAGCACCGCGGTGATGTAGGTGGAGATCGGCAGGGTCGGGGCGAAGTTGGTGGTCGCGGTGCCGTCCCCGTGCTCTTCGACACCGGAGGCCGACTGGTTGGAGGCTACGTGCCATTCCCGGGGCGCGCGCACCGTGAAGGTGAATGGGGCTTTCAGGTCCGGCTGCTCGAAGTTGGCGTAGACGCGGCGGGCGTCGGAGGGCTCGAACTGCGTGTAGCAATATGTCAGGCCGTCGGCCGGGTCGACGTAACGGTGCAGGCCCTCGCCGCTGCGCGAGTAGTAAGCCGTGCCGTCGACAACAAGCGTGTTGGGGGAGTCCTCACCCGGGAGCAGGTTTTCGAGGTAAATGCGGGAACCGGTCACGGCAGTTGCGGGGTCGACAGCCACGCCGTTGAGCGTAATGGAACGGATGGATTCGTGGATGAAGTCCACGAAGGTTTCGGTCGTTTCCTCGGCGGAGAACACGATCGTGGTGGTGGACCTGTAGCCGGTCACCGAGGCATCGCGGGCCTCCGAAAGGTCTAGTTTCACCTGATAGGAATGCACGTCAAGGGTCTGCGCGCGCCATGCCGCTTCATCGCGGGAGAGGTTTTCGTTCGGGCCGGAGATTCTCTGTAACTGATCCACCAGACCATTGAAACATGAAAGGAGCGCTTGACAATATTGCGAGGCAAAATTGTCGCAAATACGCCACCATGTTGCGTCGCGCGGTGTCATAGACGTGAAGCGGGGGACGCGAGGCGTGGTTCCAGGTAGCCGGGGGACAACGGTGAGAAACGTGGGGAACCGTGGTTGCGGCGTCCCTCTCGTCGTGATGTTGAGGTGGGAGTTTCCTTGACGGAGAGGGACCAGAGCTCAGTGGGGCAGGCTCCGGGAAAGGGCATGCCCGGCCGGTTGAGCGCGATGGCTTAGCGGGCCTTGGCTCCTGCCCTTCTCACGGGTTGTGCCAACCAGCCCTTGCGGTCTGCTGCTCATGGTGCGGCCGGAATTTTTCTGGTCGGGGAATCCCGATTCCAGTAGTCATTTCAGAAGGCGCCTCAAGACGCGTACATGCGTGCGAACTGTCGAATTCCGTTCGGGCCGGTCAAAAGCGTTTCAGGACCCGAATGGCGCGCGTTGAAGGTTACGAGGAGTGTTGGTTTCAAACCCCACGAACGGCGAGCGCGGAGCATGGACAATAGCGCGGGTGTGCTTCGGGCACCCCCTATCGGAGCGGGCTCAAGTAGGGAGTGCCCCTCAGCGCAAACTTGAAGGTGAGACGTGCTTAAACACGAGTTGGGAAACGTTTCGCTGCCGGCATTCCATTTGTGGTCCCTACTCCTCCCTACTCGCATCTTTACAGGCAGCCTGCGGGTAAGCAATGCTGAATACGCCGTGACTAGTCGACACGCGGCAAGGCGGCTTTGGGTGTCGGAGGCAGTACACAAATGAAGAAGGCGATGGCCCATGGATGAGATCCGGTTGCGCGTGAAAGACGCCATACGATCGAGTCAGCGCGGATTGAACCAGTCGTTAATCGCCCGCGAGATCGGCATGAGCACGGACGCCCTGAGTCGTTCGCTCAATGGACAGCGGAACTTCAATGCGGGGGAACTTGCGAGGCTCGCAAATGTACTGGAAGTTTCCCTGGGATGGTTGATCACCGGCGATCCGCGTCCCGATAGCTACGTGGACGAATCGATGGATCCAGTCCCTTGGCGTCGCGACCAAATTGCGGAAACGGTTGCATTTCCTGCGGGGGCGTATCGGGAAGTCGGACTTACCACTGGTTCGATTCCGCATTTGGATCCTGAAATAACGCCGGAATCGGCGGCTGGCATTGTCGCAAGAGACCTCAGTGAGCTTCTCGACTTTCCCTTCGTTCACGATCTCCCGGCTGCGATCGAAGGATGCTATGGCGTTGGTGTATTCGTGGCTGCAGAAGGACCAGACTTTGATGCCCGCGCCATGCGCAACAGAGACCTGACATACATTGTGGTGCGCGCTACCGGTGCCTGGTACCAAGCCAATTTGGTGCTTGCACGTGAACTCGGAGAATTGCTGAGTGGACGGCAATCAGTCATTGGCCAGCGAGGCCTAGAACCCGCCAACTGGCCAAACGAGTTTGCATTGGCCCTATTGATGCCCGCCGAGCGGTTGCTCAAGATCGACTGGGATCGACAGACTCCGCGAGAACTTGCAAATTTCCTCTGGGAGTCCGGAGTCTCGGCCAAGGCCCTGATGCGAAGGCTGGATGGACTTGGCATACGCAGGGGCCCGGCGCTGGTTCACGCCGACGAGGGGACATTGCAGCTTCTGGTCTGGCAAGATCCCGACTGCCTGAGCCATAACAGGGCAAGAGCTTATCGTTCCCCCCGGATTCCCTTTGACCTCTTCAGTGCACATCTAAAGGGAATGCGCGAAGGACGCGTCGACGGGACTTCGCTTGCCTGGATGTTGGATACTCCACTTGCGGAGCTGTGAGGCCTACCGACGGCTCGCACATAACGAACCGAGGCGTTGTCCTGTGAACTGCTTTCGGTCGACGCAAACACGAAGGATTCATCCGTGCGCCGCAATGATTTTGGCCTTGGATTTTGTTCGCGGCGCGGCAAATGACAGTAGGCAGCGACTTCCGTCAGGACAAAATGGCTTGGACTACGAGTAACCCTTGTATGCCAAGCCATTCCCGAAGTCGTGCCTCCAGCTGTGGTCTGGCCTCTGCGCGACTACTCAGGGAAATCGTCCTAGATCGCCGAAGCGATCCAGATCACCAGTGCTACGGCCACAAGAACGCCCACGATTGTCCAAACAAGGCTGCTTCCACGCATTTTACTTACTTCCGTTCTATTCGTTGTTCCTTCTCATCACCGGCCTGCGGAACCTCCAATTCAAGACGGGGGAATTTGCTTGCCTGGATGTTGGATACTCCGCTTGCGGAGCTGTGTTCCCTACCGGCGGTTCACACCTAGCGGAACCGGGGTTCTTGTTCCGTGATCTGGTTTTGGCCGACACAGTCTCGAAGGCTTCATCCGTGCGCCGCAGTGATGGTGGCCTGGCATTCCGGTGAGTGGATCGATGATGAAGAATTCTTCCTCGATGCCAAAAGTACGCATGACGAGCACCTACTTTCGCGTGGCGATTTCCGGTCCTACCGGTGCGACAGGGAAATCGGTTGGGCCAGTAATCGTTTGAAATCGACGTTCGTTGGAAGTGAAATCCGGCGGTTCGCCAGCCAAAAGATGTCATTAGGTGGCACCCGCCCGACATTCGGGAAGCTAGGAATGTTTGATTGATCCCGCATTGGCGGATCGAGTCAGCGTCATGATCCCCGTTCGCACGACGTGGGGATCCTTGGGCGGGTGGAGGGTCGTGAATCCGTAGAACGTCTCACATTCGCCACACCAGAATTCAAGTTCCCACATGGGCGATGCCAATCGAGCGGGGTCAACCACGATTCGGACATGTTCGAAGACCAAATATTCATCTGACTGACAGGGATCACAGTTGGGGCGTGATCCCATTTCGGAACCTACTGCGGTTGCTCCGTGAATTTGGAATAGAGACGATGGCGTGGACGGACGAACAATCGTCGTGAATCGCAAACTTGTCATGGCTTTGTCCCCGCTCCCAGATCTTGTTTTTGTCAGAAACTACGTATTCGAGTGGCCCCAGCAGCGCTCATTTCCATACTGGGGGTTGGCGCTGTCGGTGTTCAATAGACACCTCGCGAATGTGTCTCGTTTCGGCGAAAAGTATCGTTGCAGTGTTGGCAAAACCTCTACAGGGACTTTCCACTGGCACGCGCAGCGGCTACAGACGGGTGCCGGATGCGTACGGGTCGCAACCCGCCGACCTGCAACGCGATGCGCTCCTTTCCTCCGCGGTCGATACTTGAATCTCTGCGAAGAACACGCGTTGGGCAGGATG
It contains:
- the pepN gene encoding aminopeptidase N codes for the protein MDQLQRISGPNENLSRDEAAWRAQTLDVHSYQVKLDLSEARDASVTGYRSTTTIVFSAEETTETFVDFIHESIRSITLNGVAVDPATAVTGSRIYLENLLPGEDSPNTLVVDGTAYYSRSGEGLHRYVDPADGLTYCYTQFEPSDARRVYANFEQPDLKAPFTFTVRAPREWHVASNQSASGVEEHGDGTATTNFAPTLPISTYITAVLAGPYFVATDSYSRTLSDGSELVIPLNATCRASIATHFDAQNILDLTKTGLDFFHELFDYPYPWGKYDSAFVPEYNLGAMENPGLVTFTEGYVFTSRATEGQHETRANTIMHEMAHMWFGDLVTMSWWDDLWLKESFADYIGTLANDEATEFSTAWITFANRRKGWAYVADQLPTTHPIVADITDLEAAKQNFDGITYAKGASVLKQLAAYVGAEAFRDASRKYFRVHEFSNTSLKDFLAVLEDASGRNMDSWADAWLKTAGVPVLGIELTESEGLVTAARLTQSGIDPLTNTPITHPHVLNVGLFDLVDGELTRTASHAVELTGTGVALDFLAGERCPDLILPNDGDATYAMVAFDERSLETLLGHLGTLGDPLARASCWAALWNMVRDARLAATDFLAAVRAHAESVTEVSVFAFLLEQANTAIGQYLPPELRADERQALADALVTWLDRANPGSDAQIAMARALAKLARGHVATDVVDSLLAGEPRWDSLVVDEDLRWALWQAKAATGRLDEAARAAMEADAAAHPSAVATSGRLLALAARPDAAVKAAAFGAVISGHDANGAALSNEAISATAAGFQLGGHELLDAHYAAYWPSLEDIWETLTMGLATRVIRGLFPASQNLGDAKVHPVVLEVDSWLQEHPAAPRALRRILLEERDALVRSLAAQRLCVGHVLHALESAR
- a CDS encoding VOC family protein; its protein translation is MDLSIQVTLDCTDPHTQAAWWAQTLGWTVEPIEPGFIRKMVDAGQASEADTMDFNGELVWRIGAGICPVDQVGQMPRQRMVFQRAPEPKTVKNRMHLDLHPGTDKDVQREQLIARGARFLYAGNQGPFTWYAMADPEDNEFCIS
- a CDS encoding helix-turn-helix domain-containing protein; translated protein: MDEIRLRVKDAIRSSQRGLNQSLIAREIGMSTDALSRSLNGQRNFNAGELARLANVLEVSLGWLITGDPRPDSYVDESMDPVPWRRDQIAETVAFPAGAYREVGLTTGSIPHLDPEITPESAAGIVARDLSELLDFPFVHDLPAAIEGCYGVGVFVAAEGPDFDARAMRNRDLTYIVVRATGAWYQANLVLARELGELLSGRQSVIGQRGLEPANWPNEFALALLMPAERLLKIDWDRQTPRELANFLWESGVSAKALMRRLDGLGIRRGPALVHADEGTLQLLVWQDPDCLSHNRARAYRSPRIPFDLFSAHLKGMREGRVDGTSLAWMLDTPLAEL